A window of the Henckelia pumila isolate YLH828 chromosome 3, ASM3356847v2, whole genome shotgun sequence genome harbors these coding sequences:
- the LOC140887909 gene encoding adenylyl-sulfate kinase 3-like isoform X1 — protein sequence MSSVVNPTNIFWHECPIAKADREKLLNQQGCVVWITGLSGSGKSKLACSLGRQLHSRGKLSYVLDGDNLRHGLNKNLGFSPEHRIENICRVGEVAKLFADAGLICIASLISPYRKDRDSCRALLPEENFIEVFLNMPLELCENRDPKGLYKLARAGKIEVSGFTGIDDPYEPPLNCEIELQQKDGICPTPNEMAGEVVTYLEDKGYLIADSPVITNQLA from the exons atgtcttCTGTGGTCAATCCAACTAACATCTTTTGGCACGAATGTCCCATCGCGAAGGCAGATCGGGAAAAGCTGCTTAATCAACAGGGATGTGTTGTATGGATCACTGGTCTCAGTGGATCAG GAAAAAGCAAACTTGCGTGTTCCCTTGGCAGACAGTTGCATTCCCGTGGTAAACTTTCCTATGTTCTCGATGGGGACAACCTTAGGCATGGTCTAAACAAGAACTTGGGTTTCTCACCAGAACATCGAATAGAAAATATATGCCGGGTCG GCGAAGTCGCAAAGCTCTTTGCTGATGCTGGGTTAATTTGCATTGCTAGTCTTATATCTCCATATCGTAAAGACCGAGATTCTTGTCGTGCCCTGCTACCAGAAGAAAATTTTATTGAG GTCTTTTTGAACATGCCTCTTGAGTTATGTGAAAACCGAGATCCCAAAGGTCTTTACAAGCTTGCACGGGCTGGGAAGATCGAAG TTTCAGGTTTTACCGGAATAGATGATCCGTATGAACCTCCTTTGAACTGTGAG ATTGAATTGCAACAGAAGGATGGAATCTGCCCCACACCTAATGAGATGGCTGGTGAAGTGGTAACTTACCTAGAAGATAAAGGATATCTCATAGCTGACTCCCCTGTGATCACCAACCAACTCGCTTAA
- the LOC140887909 gene encoding adenylyl-sulfate kinase 3-like isoform X2 produces MSSVVNPTNIFWHECPIAKADREKLLNQQGCVVWITGLSGSGKSKLACSLGRQLHSRGKLSYVLDGDNLRHGLNKNLGFSPEHRIENICRVGEVAKLFADAGLICIASLISPYRKDRDSCRALLPEENFIEVFLNMPLELCENRDPKGLYKLARAGKIEGFTGIDDPYEPPLNCEIELQQKDGICPTPNEMAGEVVTYLEDKGYLIADSPVITNQLA; encoded by the exons atgtcttCTGTGGTCAATCCAACTAACATCTTTTGGCACGAATGTCCCATCGCGAAGGCAGATCGGGAAAAGCTGCTTAATCAACAGGGATGTGTTGTATGGATCACTGGTCTCAGTGGATCAG GAAAAAGCAAACTTGCGTGTTCCCTTGGCAGACAGTTGCATTCCCGTGGTAAACTTTCCTATGTTCTCGATGGGGACAACCTTAGGCATGGTCTAAACAAGAACTTGGGTTTCTCACCAGAACATCGAATAGAAAATATATGCCGGGTCG GCGAAGTCGCAAAGCTCTTTGCTGATGCTGGGTTAATTTGCATTGCTAGTCTTATATCTCCATATCGTAAAGACCGAGATTCTTGTCGTGCCCTGCTACCAGAAGAAAATTTTATTGAG GTCTTTTTGAACATGCCTCTTGAGTTATGTGAAAACCGAGATCCCAAAGGTCTTTACAAGCTTGCACGGGCTGGGAAGATCGAAG GTTTTACCGGAATAGATGATCCGTATGAACCTCCTTTGAACTGTGAG ATTGAATTGCAACAGAAGGATGGAATCTGCCCCACACCTAATGAGATGGCTGGTGAAGTGGTAACTTACCTAGAAGATAAAGGATATCTCATAGCTGACTCCCCTGTGATCACCAACCAACTCGCTTAA